The following coding sequences lie in one Romeriopsis navalis LEGE 11480 genomic window:
- a CDS encoding hybrid sensor histidine kinase/response regulator: MPTASPMNNRVLIVDDNPTNLEVLFACLDAEGWEVVVAQSGASALQKVEHAPPNLILLDVMMPEMDGFETCLRLKRQVHTCDIPVIFLTALADTANKVKGLKLGAVDYITKPFERREIIVRVRHHLRLHQLNQSLIESNQRLAQEVCDRQASEADLAKTLQNLKQLQHQLIQTEKLSSLGTMVAGIAHEFNNPINFIQGNLKYLAKDMHEITEILSLYQQEYPEPSPALKSRVSQTDLPFILSDLPKMLRSMSTGTERLQAIVASLGTFANLNHSEYRTYHLHEALDSTLLLLENRLQKSHPPIIKVTKRYGDIPRLSCYPSQLNQVCLNILTNAIESIEASKTNANSDNNAELATIADPEITVETFQTGNNITIRISDNGPGIPAAIQPQIFDPFFTTKPVGINKGMGLTMSHQIITERHNGQLEVESSPESGTSITILLPIHAPQPPLHSTAIATTTA, from the coding sequence ATGCCAACCGCCAGCCCAATGAACAACCGCGTCTTAATCGTTGATGATAATCCCACCAATCTCGAAGTCTTATTCGCTTGTTTAGACGCTGAAGGCTGGGAAGTCGTGGTGGCTCAAAGTGGCGCCAGTGCGCTGCAAAAAGTCGAACATGCCCCACCCAACCTAATTTTGCTCGATGTGATGATGCCGGAGATGGACGGTTTTGAAACCTGCCTCCGCCTCAAACGCCAAGTCCACACATGCGATATCCCGGTCATCTTTCTGACAGCGCTCGCCGATACCGCCAATAAAGTAAAAGGGCTCAAGCTCGGTGCGGTGGACTACATCACCAAGCCCTTCGAACGCCGCGAGATTATCGTCCGAGTCCGCCACCACCTGCGACTGCACCAGCTCAACCAAAGTTTGATTGAGAGCAATCAACGCTTAGCCCAAGAAGTCTGCGATCGCCAAGCATCAGAAGCCGATCTGGCCAAAACGCTCCAGAATCTCAAACAACTGCAACATCAACTCATCCAGACAGAAAAACTATCGAGTCTCGGCACAATGGTTGCAGGGATTGCCCACGAATTCAACAATCCAATTAATTTCATCCAGGGCAATCTCAAGTATCTGGCCAAGGATATGCACGAAATCACGGAAATTTTGAGCCTATACCAGCAAGAATATCCCGAGCCTAGTCCGGCCTTAAAAAGTCGCGTCAGCCAGACTGATTTACCCTTCATCTTGTCAGACTTACCCAAAATGTTACGGTCCATGAGTACAGGCACGGAACGTCTCCAGGCAATTGTCGCAAGTCTCGGGACATTTGCGAACTTAAACCACTCGGAATATCGCACTTACCATCTACATGAGGCGTTAGATAGCACCTTGCTATTACTGGAAAACCGACTCCAAAAATCGCACCCACCGATTATCAAAGTCACCAAGCGGTATGGTGACATCCCACGGCTCAGTTGTTATCCCAGTCAACTGAATCAAGTCTGCTTGAATATTCTCACCAATGCGATCGAATCAATCGAGGCGAGTAAAACCAACGCAAACAGCGACAATAACGCCGAACTAGCGACGATTGCCGACCCCGAAATCACGGTGGAAACATTTCAGACAGGCAACAATATCACTATTCGAATTTCCGACAATGGGCCGGGCATACCAGCAGCCATTCAACCCCAAATCTTCGATCCCTTCTTTACCACTAAACCCGTAGGGATCAATAAAGGCATGGGACTGACCATGAGCCATCAGATCATCACCGAGCGCCACAATGGTCAGTTAGAAGTCGAATCAAGCCCCGAATCCGGCACAAGCATCACCATATTGCTCCCAATTCATGCCCCACAACCGCCGCTGCATTCAACCGCAATCGCCACGACCACAGCATAA
- a CDS encoding PRC-barrel domain-containing protein: MTAEYRQRADLLGTQVITRSNGRRLGVVSQLWVDVDSQEIVAMSLRPSLFYGSTQEMLLTSVRQIGDVILVENEDVIEEVDTERYNSLINCEVITETGEALGKVRGFKFDVDNGKLASLTIATFGYPLIPDRVLSTYELPIEEIVSSGPDRLIVYEGAEERLSQLSVGLLEQVGIGSAPWEKDNAFQPPPIVRPENQLPSATRVPMQPPAQRTPEPDDIEETWDEDNWEREPERVELRPPEQRARQQMRQEPENWSEDYREDDNRYPEPFEQTPPQSDFQDVEYAEVIESAPAPTSAPAPSVAEPPAEVDVEASVAAAESDESTGSDADPWAPETSDPPSDYKPQAFTIPETVKQPEPEFEE, translated from the coding sequence ATGACTGCAGAGTATCGTCAGCGCGCCGACCTTCTGGGCACCCAGGTCATCACCCGTTCCAATGGACGCCGATTGGGGGTGGTCAGTCAGCTTTGGGTTGATGTAGATAGCCAAGAAATTGTGGCCATGAGTCTGCGCCCCAGTTTGTTCTATGGCTCAACGCAAGAGATGCTGCTAACGAGTGTGCGGCAGATTGGCGATGTCATCTTGGTGGAAAACGAAGACGTTATTGAAGAAGTTGATACCGAACGCTACAACAGCTTGATTAACTGTGAAGTCATTACGGAAACGGGCGAGGCCTTAGGTAAAGTCCGGGGATTTAAATTTGATGTTGATAATGGCAAGCTAGCGTCGCTCACGATCGCAACGTTTGGCTATCCCCTGATTCCCGATCGTGTCCTCAGTACCTATGAGCTGCCGATCGAAGAAATTGTTAGTAGCGGTCCCGATCGATTGATCGTTTATGAAGGAGCCGAGGAACGCCTCAGTCAGCTTTCAGTTGGCCTACTCGAACAAGTTGGCATTGGCAGCGCCCCCTGGGAAAAAGACAACGCGTTCCAACCCCCCCCTATCGTCCGTCCAGAAAATCAGCTGCCTTCAGCCACACGAGTGCCCATGCAACCGCCGGCTCAACGCACACCCGAGCCAGATGATATCGAGGAAACTTGGGACGAAGATAATTGGGAACGGGAACCAGAGCGGGTAGAACTCCGGCCGCCGGAGCAACGCGCGCGGCAACAGATGCGCCAAGAACCGGAGAACTGGAGCGAGGATTATCGCGAAGACGATAACCGTTATCCGGAGCCATTTGAGCAAACACCGCCTCAAAGTGACTTTCAGGACGTTGAATACGCCGAAGTTATCGAATCAGCGCCAGCGCCAACATCGGCACCGGCACCATCCGTTGCCGAACCGCCAGCAGAAGTCGACGTCGAAGCATCCGTAGCCGCAGCGGAATCGGACGAATCCACTGGTAGCGATGCCGATCCGTGGGCACCAGAAACCAGCGATCCCCCTTCTGACTATAAGCCTCAGGCATTCACAATTCCGGAAACCGTAAAGCAACCCGAACCCGAGTTCGAAGAGTAA
- a CDS encoding PH domain-containing protein: MINSLKKIANLTEERPGTGLKRYEFLLVQGEEVLAEYKSVRDRLVLTDRRIINIDIQGIRGKKSDYLVIPYTKISGFSIETAGTFDLDAEFKLWVSGMGELEFEFLKGTDVRKIAQILSACML; this comes from the coding sequence ATGATCAATTCACTCAAAAAAATTGCCAACCTGACGGAAGAACGCCCTGGAACTGGGCTCAAACGCTACGAATTTCTGCTGGTCCAGGGCGAAGAAGTCCTCGCAGAATACAAATCTGTGCGCGATCGACTGGTGCTAACCGATCGTCGCATCATCAATATTGACATCCAAGGAATTCGGGGTAAAAAATCTGACTACCTCGTCATTCCGTACACAAAAATCTCTGGCTTCAGCATCGAAACCGCCGGGACCTTTGATCTGGACGCTGAATTCAAACTCTGGGTATCGGGGATGGGGGAACTTGAATTTGAATTCCTCAAAGGCACCGATGTCCGGAAAATCGCCCAAATCTTAAGTGCTTGTATGCTGTAG
- a CDS encoding GNAT family N-acetyltransferase — MSLQFPVERLSIREAESTDVDWATELIFAAGPGLFSYIFALKPEKAKAALHQAFVVPSHALSYEYTQIIEVDEQPAGLVLGYPGSVKKQAEARMQAVMANILPLKRVPRILVNLADMTRIKQDVAADSYYILSLSITPELRHKGLGTALLNDTEALAQEQNCRNVSLDVTYNNLQGKRWLSQLGYHISCSKTSHRFEQMTDAGGLHRMERSLCHA, encoded by the coding sequence ATGAGTTTGCAGTTTCCAGTTGAGCGCTTAAGTATTCGAGAGGCCGAATCGACTGATGTCGACTGGGCCACGGAGCTGATTTTTGCGGCGGGGCCGGGACTCTTTAGCTATATTTTTGCGTTGAAACCCGAAAAGGCAAAAGCTGCACTACATCAAGCGTTTGTGGTCCCGAGTCATGCCCTAAGCTATGAATACACCCAAATCATTGAAGTCGATGAACAACCAGCGGGACTGGTCCTGGGCTATCCTGGCAGCGTCAAAAAACAAGCCGAGGCACGCATGCAAGCGGTCATGGCGAATATCTTGCCGCTCAAGCGGGTGCCGCGCATCTTGGTTAATCTCGCTGATATGACACGAATTAAACAGGATGTGGCAGCGGACTCTTACTATATTTTGAGCCTCAGCATTACCCCAGAACTCCGTCACAAAGGCTTAGGCACAGCACTCTTAAATGACACCGAAGCGCTGGCACAGGAACAGAATTGCCGCAATGTCAGCTTGGATGTCACCTATAACAATCTCCAAGGCAAACGTTGGCTGAGCCAATTGGGCTACCACATTAGCTGTAGTAAAACCAGCCACCGGTTTGAACAAATGACCGATGCCGGTGGATTGCACCGGATGGAGCGATCGCTCTGTCATGCCTAA
- the tsf gene encoding translation elongation factor Ts, whose product MADISAKAVKELRDKTGAGMMDCKKALKENGGDMDKSVEWLRQKGIASAGKKAGKVAAEGMVGQYIHTGGRIGVLVEVNCQTDFVARNDAFKELVNNVAMQIAACPNVEYVKQEDIPASVVESEKAVEMGKDDLGGKKAEIKEKIVAGRISKRLKEMCLLDQPYIKDQDKTVGDLVTEQVAALGENIQVRRFTRFVLGEGIEVKQEDFAAEVAAQAAGK is encoded by the coding sequence ATGGCAGATATTTCCGCAAAGGCAGTAAAGGAACTGCGCGATAAAACCGGCGCAGGCATGATGGACTGCAAAAAGGCGTTGAAAGAGAACGGCGGCGACATGGATAAGTCCGTCGAATGGCTGCGTCAGAAGGGGATCGCTTCCGCTGGCAAAAAAGCTGGTAAAGTCGCCGCTGAAGGCATGGTCGGTCAATATATCCACACTGGCGGTCGGATCGGCGTTTTGGTCGAAGTCAACTGTCAGACTGACTTCGTTGCACGCAACGATGCCTTTAAGGAATTGGTCAATAACGTCGCGATGCAAATTGCCGCTTGCCCGAACGTCGAGTACGTTAAGCAAGAAGACATTCCAGCATCGGTTGTCGAAAGCGAAAAAGCCGTCGAAATGGGCAAAGATGATCTGGGCGGCAAGAAAGCTGAGATCAAGGAAAAGATCGTTGCTGGTCGCATCAGCAAGCGCCTGAAGGAAATGTGTCTGCTGGACCAGCCTTACATCAAAGACCAAGATAAGACGGTGGGCGACCTCGTAACTGAGCAAGTCGCCGCATTAGGCGAGAATATTCAGGTCCGTCGCTTCACGCGCTTCGTCTTGGGCGAAGGTATCGAAGTCAAGCAAGAAGACTTCGCCGCCGAAGTTGCCGCTCAGGCCGCTGGGAAATAA
- the rpsB gene encoding 30S ribosomal protein S2 yields the protein MPVVSLAQMLESGVHFGHQTRRWNPKMDQYIFTSRNGVHIIDLVQTAQLMDSAFNFVRGQAESGKKFLFVGTKRQAAGIIAEEAARCGSYYINQRWLGGMLTNWATIKTRAERLKDLERREATGALDLLPKKEASMLRREMDKLQKYLGGIKNMRKIPDVVIMVDQRREYNAVAECQKLGIPIVALLDTNCDPDVVDVPIPANDDAIRSIKLLVGRLADAIYEGRHGEIAPVEGDAAEFAAAVEDIPAAAAEEAAEESEAAVAAVPEAAPEAAPAAETEGEAAPAAE from the coding sequence ATGCCAGTAGTCTCTTTGGCACAAATGCTGGAATCTGGTGTCCACTTCGGACACCAAACCCGCCGTTGGAATCCGAAGATGGATCAGTACATCTTCACCTCCCGCAATGGCGTCCACATCATTGACTTGGTTCAAACGGCCCAGTTAATGGATTCCGCCTTCAACTTTGTGCGGGGTCAAGCCGAATCCGGCAAAAAATTCTTGTTCGTTGGGACCAAGCGTCAAGCTGCAGGCATCATTGCCGAGGAAGCAGCGCGCTGCGGTAGCTACTACATCAACCAGCGCTGGCTGGGTGGCATGTTGACCAACTGGGCCACAATCAAAACACGTGCCGAGCGGCTCAAGGATCTCGAGCGCCGTGAAGCTACCGGTGCACTTGATCTATTGCCGAAGAAAGAAGCCTCCATGCTCCGCCGGGAAATGGATAAGCTCCAGAAGTATCTGGGCGGCATCAAAAACATGCGCAAGATTCCTGACGTCGTGATCATGGTGGACCAACGCCGTGAATACAACGCCGTCGCGGAATGCCAAAAGTTGGGGATTCCCATCGTGGCACTCTTGGATACGAACTGCGACCCGGATGTCGTCGATGTGCCCATCCCGGCCAACGATGATGCAATTCGCTCGATCAAGCTATTGGTCGGTCGCCTCGCTGATGCGATTTATGAAGGTCGCCACGGTGAGATTGCGCCGGTTGAAGGCGATGCCGCCGAATTTGCCGCCGCAGTTGAGGATATCCCAGCTGCTGCTGCCGAAGAAGCAGCCGAAGAAAGTGAAGCAGCTGTCGCCGCCGTTCCCGAGGCTGCACCCGAAGCTGCACCCGCCGCTGAAACCGAAGGCGAAGCCGCACCGGCAGCGGAATAA
- the lnt gene encoding apolipoprotein N-acyltransferase: MPKSQQRTAMTAPPQPTPTPEQQHPPQRSWQQRLKWRSLLALLSGLTMSLAPAPLNWWGFAWVSLIPLWWIVFPQAPGQTAGAQRRGIKWPLICWSLAYHGISLSWITGLHPLTWMGIPWAGSVAIVAFAWTFITGWGIASVLLWGSGLRWLERQFTLNAGERVLAGVALWCTIEAGRSLTPLDWTALSYTQSPGNLWLLHLGQLSGNLTISALIVAVNGLVAEALRPANLKLPPKGLYPGGWRWQVPRSTMLTAAFTTLIVSHSIGAALYFQPLNNATNQALNIGIIQGNIPTRIKLSGAGIKQAIRNYTNGYRELAQQGVDAVLTPEGALPFNWEQEKPAILEQAIAQTNIPLWLGSFGRARGNDGKLRPTQRLFSLDATGQTISHYDKVKLVPLGESMPLEPILGKVIGRLSPLRSFLLPGHSHQIFETEFGRAAIGICYESAFPHLFRNQVKQGANLIITASNLDPYSEVLMAQHQAHDIMRSIELDRWAVRATNTGYSSIITPHGKVVWRSTPHQLVSHSDRVYRRHHLTPYTQLGNWLTPLLVVGLGVKLGVKRSA; encoded by the coding sequence ATGCCTAAGTCCCAACAACGCACCGCGATGACCGCACCACCCCAGCCAACACCAACGCCGGAGCAACAGCACCCACCTCAACGATCGTGGCAACAACGGTTGAAATGGCGATCGCTGCTGGCGCTGCTCAGTGGTCTCACAATGAGCCTGGCTCCGGCCCCACTCAATTGGTGGGGATTTGCCTGGGTCAGCTTAATTCCCCTATGGTGGATTGTGTTTCCCCAAGCCCCAGGGCAAACAGCGGGGGCACAACGTCGAGGCATCAAGTGGCCACTGATTTGCTGGAGCCTGGCCTATCACGGAATTTCCCTGAGTTGGATTACCGGCCTGCATCCCCTAACTTGGATGGGCATTCCCTGGGCTGGGAGTGTGGCGATCGTCGCCTTTGCCTGGACCTTTATTACCGGTTGGGGCATTGCCTCTGTGCTGCTATGGGGCAGTGGTTTACGTTGGCTAGAACGGCAATTTACCCTGAATGCCGGCGAGCGGGTACTGGCAGGCGTCGCACTCTGGTGCACGATCGAAGCTGGCCGATCGCTCACACCCCTCGATTGGACCGCCCTCAGCTATACCCAAAGTCCGGGCAATCTCTGGCTATTGCATTTAGGTCAACTATCGGGGAATTTGACCATTAGCGCCTTAATCGTCGCCGTCAATGGACTAGTGGCCGAAGCACTCCGACCGGCCAACTTGAAGCTCCCCCCCAAAGGTCTTTATCCCGGGGGGTGGCGCTGGCAAGTCCCTCGCAGCACAATGCTCACTGCAGCCTTTACCACCTTAATCGTCAGCCATAGTATCGGCGCGGCCTTGTACTTTCAACCGCTCAACAACGCCACCAACCAAGCCCTGAATATCGGGATTATTCAGGGCAACATACCGACCCGGATCAAACTTTCCGGTGCCGGAATTAAACAGGCAATTCGCAACTATACCAACGGTTATCGCGAGCTGGCCCAACAGGGCGTCGATGCGGTGCTCACACCCGAAGGTGCACTCCCATTCAACTGGGAGCAGGAAAAACCGGCGATTCTCGAACAAGCCATCGCCCAGACCAACATTCCCCTCTGGCTCGGTAGCTTTGGCCGCGCCAGAGGCAACGATGGCAAACTGCGACCAACACAGCGGTTATTTTCCCTCGACGCGACCGGCCAAACCATCAGCCATTATGACAAGGTGAAACTCGTCCCGCTGGGGGAATCGATGCCGCTCGAACCAATCCTGGGGAAAGTCATCGGACGGCTTTCCCCCCTCCGAAGTTTTTTGCTGCCGGGCCACAGCCATCAAATTTTTGAGACGGAGTTTGGCCGCGCCGCCATCGGCATCTGTTATGAGTCCGCCTTCCCCCATCTGTTTCGCAATCAAGTCAAACAAGGCGCCAATCTGATCATCACGGCATCGAATCTTGACCCATACAGCGAGGTGTTAATGGCCCAACATCAAGCCCACGATATTATGCGATCGATCGAACTCGATCGCTGGGCAGTACGAGCCACAAATACAGGGTATTCCAGCATCATCACCCCCCACGGGAAAGTCGTTTGGCGCTCCACACCACACCAGTTGGTCAGCCACAGCGATCGCGTATATCGGCGCCACCACCTGACGCCATACACCCAACTTGGCAACTGGTTAACGCCCTTATTAGTCGTTGGCTTAGGGGTGAAATTAGGGGTGAAACGCTCCGCCTAA